Sequence from the Sanguibacter keddieii DSM 10542 genome:
CCGGTCATCACGTTGCGGTCGCTGGTACCACCGGTGATGAACGACGACGACAGCGAGAAGGTCGGCTCGTCCTGGCCCGGCATCTGCAGCGTCTGGTAGTACGGCGGCTGGAGCGTCGTGTTCGCGGCGCTGCCGGTCGGGTCCGTCGGGCTGCGCCAGAAGTCCTGACCGGAGAAGAACTCGCTCGCGGTGTCGACGTGGTAGCGCGTGAGGAGCGCGCGCTGCACCTTGAACATGTCCTCGGGGTAGCGCATGTGGCTCATGAGGTCGCCCGAGATCTCCGAGATCGGCTCGATCATGTTGGGGAACACGCCCTGCCAGGCCTGGAGGACCGGGTCCTCGGTGTCCCACGCGTAGAGCGTCACGGAGCCGTCGTACGCGTCCACGGTCGCCTTGACCGAGTTGCGGATGTAGTTGACCTGCTGCGGCGCGAGTGCCTGGATGGAGTTCGACGTCGCGGTGAGCGAGTCGGCCGTGACGTCCTCGAGGGACTCCGACGCGGAGTAGGGGTACTCGTTCGAGGTGGTGTAGCCGTCGATGATCCACTTGACGCGGCCGTCGACCACTGCGGGGTACACGCGGCCGTCGAGGGTCAGGTACGGCGCGACCTTCTCGACACGGGCCCGCGGGTCACGGTCGTAGACGATCTGCGACTCGGAGGTCACACGGTCGGAGAAGAGGATCTCCTCGGACTGGAACTTGAGCGCGTAGAGCAGCTTGTTCATGAACGAGCCCAGGTCCGGGCCGATCGCGACGTCGCCGGTCGGGAAGGTCGTGTTGACCTGGCCGCCGCCCTCGTCGGTCGGGTAGTCGAGCTCCCACGGCTCGGTGCCCTCGGGGGCGCCGACGATGGAGTAGCTCGGGGACCGCGGGCTGAAGTAGATGCGCGGCTCGTAGCCGTTCTCCGTCTCGTCGGTCAGCGCGCCGACCGACGGGATGCCGCCCTCGTAGAAGGCCGGACGACCGTCCGGGCCGATCTGGTTGCCGAAGGCCGCGACCACGCCGAAGCCGTGGGTGTAGACCGTGTGGTCGTTCGTCCAGTTGCGCTGGTCCGCGCCGAGGCCGTTGAGGTCGAGCTCACGGACGGCGATCACGGTGTCGCGGCTCTCGCCGTCGATCTCGTAGCGGTCGACGGAGAGGGTGTCGGCGAAGTTGTAGTAGCCACGGTTCTGCTGCAGCTGACGGAACGACGGGCTGACGATCGTCGGGTCGAGCAGACGGATCGACTGCGTGGTCTGCGCGTCCTCGCGGAGTGCGCCGGCCTCGGCCGTGGTCTTGGCGTTGTACGACGTCGTCTCGATCGCGTCGAGGCCGAAGGCCGTCCGGGTCGCGTCGATGTTGCGCTGGATGTACTCGGACTCGAGCTCCTGCGCGTTCGGCGTGACCTGGAAGCGCTGGACGATCGCGGGGTAGATGCCGCCGACGGCGATGGCGGCGACGACCATGAGGCCGACACCGATCGCGGGCAGACGCCAGTTGCCGCGGATCGCGGTGACGATGAAGAGCGCGGCGACGAGCACCGCGACGCCGGCGAGGATCGCCTTGGACGGGATCACGGCGTTGACGTCGGAGAAGGACGCACCGGCGAACCGGTCGTTCTCCGTCTTGAGGATCGAGTACCGGTCCAGCCAGTAGTTCACGCCGAGCAGCAGCATGATGACCGCCGCGGTGGACGCGAGCTGGATACGGGCCGCGGCCGTGGTGCGGACGCCGCCGTCGTTGAGGCGCAGGCCGCCGTACAGGTAGAGGGTCGCGAGCGCACCGATGCCGGAGATGATCGCGACGGCCATGAGGAAGCTCACGGCGAAGCGCAGCACCGGCAGGGTGAAGATGAAGAACGACAGGTCCATGTTCCACTGCGGGTCGGTCGTCCCGAAGGGCACCGAGTTCAGCGCGAGGAGGACCGTCTGCCACTGCGAGGAGGCCGCGATGCCGGCGAAGAGGCCGATCACCAGCGGGGCCGCGATCATCACCAGGCGGCGCAGCGGCTCGATGGCCTCGCGGTACTGGTCGAGGGTCGCCTGCTCAGGCGTCGACGGCGCGTAGATCGGTCGCTTCCGGTACGCGAGCTGGAGGCTCACGTAGACGGCGGCGCCCATCACGAGGAACCCGACGGCGAACAGGGCGGCGCGCGTGCCCCACTGCGTCCAGATGACCTTCTCGTACCCGAGCTGCTGGAACCACATCACCTCCGTCCAGAACTGCGCGAGCAGGAAGAGGGCCACCACGACGACGCCGACGGCGGCGGCGGTGATGACGAGCGGACTCGGCCTGCGGCGACCCGGACCCCGTGCGGGGGCTGGTCGACGAGGGGGCGCTGCTGAAGACACGGCGTAGGATCCTCGCTGTTGGTGACACTCGTGCACGAGCGCCCCGAGGGGGCACTCACACAGTGAACGCGTGCGGTCCCCTCAAGGTTCCCACAGTTCGCAGGTGTATCGCCTGCTCCGCAGGGTCGCCCGGACCGTCGGCCGACCTGCCGGACGACGACCCGGACCACCTGCCGCTCCGCCTGCCGCGGGCTGAGAGGTCTGCGAGACTTGTCCCATGACTGAGCCAGCCCCCCGGCCCGCCGACCCGACGAGCCCGAGCACCTCCCCCGTCGACACCGACACCGCCGCCCCCGAGCAGCGCACCGCGCAGCCCTCCGCCGCGGGCGGTCAGGCACCGTCGATGGCCGAGATCTTCCTCGCCCAGGCCGTCACCGAGGTCGAGTCGCACGTCGCGACGACCGGGTGGGACGCGCCGCTGCGCGTGTTCGCGCTCGTCTCGACGCAGGCCGCCCTGGAGGCCGAGCCCGCTCTCGCCGACGCCCTCCCCACCGAGGCCGTCGACGCCGCGCGCGACAACCCGCTGCACCTCACGTCCGTCGAGCAGGACGGCGTGCCGGAGTCGATCCAGCTCGACGACCTCCTCGCCTCGATCACCTGGCCGGAGGCCGTCGCCGGCGCCGCGCTCGTCGTCGAGCGGATCATCCTCCCGCCGTCGGCCGAGGAGGGCGTCCCCGAGGACCCTTCTGCCGCGCTCGCCTACCTCGCCGAGCACCCGGACCGCCAGGACGTGCGGATGGCCGTGGGAGTGCTGCGCGACGGGACCTCGTGGTGCGCGCTGCGCACCCGCACGAACGACACGGCGTCCGACGTCGCGGGCGGCCCGGCGCTGGTCCCGGGCCTGGTCGACGCGCTGCGCGCGACCTTCGACTGAGCCACCCGCGGTCGGTCGGCGGCCGTCGACCGGTACCGTCTGGCCTAGGAGCAGGTCGGCAGCGTGCTGCCCTCGCCGGCGCCGATCGCGACCATCGCGGCACGCGCCTCGGCAAGGGTGGAGACCTTCGCGACCTGGAGCCCGTCGGGCACGTGCCCGACGACCTCCTCGCAGTTGTCCGCGGGGGCGAGGAACCACGTGGCCCCGTCGCGGAGCGCGCCGTCGAGCTTCTGACGGATCCCGCCGATGGGGCCCACCTGGCCCGCGAGGTCCATGGTCCCGGTCCCGGCGATCACCTGACCGTTCACCTCGTCCTCGGGCGTCATCCGGTCGATGATGCCGAGCGCGAACATGGTCCCGGCGCTCGGGCCGCCGATGTTGTCGATCTGGATGCTCACGTCGACCGGGAAGTCGAAGCTGCTCTGCACCACGACACCCAGGCGAGACCCGTCGGAGCCGTCGCCGGGGTCCGTGGTCGTCACCGTGACGTCGGACGGCGAGCCGTCGCGGACGATCCCGAGGACCACGTCGCTCCCCGGGGCGGTGCTGGCGAGGCGGTCGAGCAGGTCCTCGGACGAGACGAGGGCGTCACCGTCGAAGGACGCGATGACGTCGCCGTCCTCGACGACGCCGCGGGCTCCCGAGCCCTCGACGGTCTCGACCGCGGTGATCGTCACGGGCACGTCGTACCCGAGCTCGGTGAGCGCGGCGTAGGTGGCCATCTCTTGCGACGACGTCATCTCGGCAGAGCTCTGCGCGTCCAGCTCCTCCCGGGAGACGGACGGGGGGAACACCGTCTCGACCGGGGCGACGACGCGCGTCGGGTCGAGCCAGCCCTGGACCACCTGGGCGAGGTTCACGGGATAGCCCGGGCCACCGCTCACCCCGACCGTCGTCAGGCGCAGCTCACCGGTCGACTCGTAGGTGGTCGCGCCGGTGATCTCGATGAGGTCGGTGCCGTCCACCTGGCCGAGGGTGTCGCGGGTGGGGCCCGGAGACCTCACGGCGTACGGGGAGGGCAGGACGGCGAGGCCCGAGAGCAGCAGGACCGTCACCATGAAGGAGATCCCGAGAGTCACCGAGCGCGCTGACGGTCGCTCACGGCCCGGGAGGGCGTAGGGCTCGCGGAGGTTGCGCTCGAGGGCGCTCTCCCGACCGTCGCCGGGCTGACCCGAGCCGTGCTCGGAGGGCTGCACCGGGGGCTGGGGGGTGGTGTTCTTCTTGCTGCGCACCGACCCATCATCCCCGAGAACCCTGGCAGCGCGCTGAGGAGGCGCTCCGAGCGCGCCGCCAGGTCGGCGCGTCTGGTCGGCGCGTCAGGTCACCGGCGCCCGCGAGCCTGGCGCCACACCGCAGCGGTCCCGAGCAGGGCGACCGCGGCCCCCGCAGCCCCGAGCGCCGCGGCGTCCCGTCGTGCGACGCGTCGACCGCCGACCCCGTTCCGGCCGCTCGTCTGCTCGACGAGCACCTCGAGGCAGTCCCGGCTCGACCACCCCGGCGACCAGCCGGCCGCGACCAGGCGTCGCGAGGTCACGGTCCAGGGGTAGACCGTGCAGGCGAGGTCGGAGGCCGGCGCCGGGAGCACCCCCAGACGGTGCAGCCGCTCGGCCGTCGCGAAGGCGACCGCGGCGGGCAGGTCGACGGCTCGCAGGCCGGAGACCTCGACGACCTCGTCGGGCCCGAGGACGTCCGGGAGGCCGTCGCGCACGGCTCCGACCGTGAGGACACCGGTGAGCCGACGCTCGACCGCGACCGCGACCGCCGCCCCGAGGTCGTCCAGGTGCACGAGCTGCCAGTCGCGGCGGACTCCGCGGACGGTGAGGATCCGGGGTGCCTCGAAGTGCCGGGTCAGGAGAGTGTCCACATCGGGTCCGACGAGCACCGCGGGGCGTAGGACCGTGACGCGCGCGAGCCCGTGGTCGGCCGCCGCCGCGAGGAGGGCGGCCTCGAAGGCCAGCAGGTCACCGGCGGCTCCGGAGTCGGGCGCAGCGGCGGCACCGTCGCCGTCAGCGCTGTCGGCGACGGTCGTCGGTCCGCCCGTGCCGTGCGCGTCGTGAACCTCGTCGGGGTCGTCGGGGTCGTCGATCAGCTGCCGGTCGGGCGCAGCCCCCTCGACCATCGCCGAGCTGATGCCGACCACGTGCTCGACGCCGGCCCTGGCGGCGGCCGCGACTGCGCTGCGCACCTGCTCGGCGGCCAGCGCGCGCTGCTCGGCCACCCGCCGGGTCGGGACCGCGGCGAAGTCGCCGGTCTGCCCCACGACCACGACGGCGTCGGCGCCCAGCAGGTCGTCTCGGGGCGCGGCGTCCGTGCCGTCTCCGGAGGCGCCGCCGCCGGTGCCGAGCACGGCCCGGAGCCCGCGGGCCACGGGCGAGTCGCCGAGGACCACGGTGCGCCCTGAGCGAACCAGGTGTGATGTCATGGTGAATCTGACCTCTCGCGGTACGTCTGTGTGGTTACCGTAGTCAGATCGAAGCCCGGTCCGAGTCATCGCCCCAGGAGACCCTCATGAGCAGCGACCCGTTCGACCCCAGCGGTGCGCCGCGCGAGCCCGACCCGAGCCAGTGGGAAGAGCTGCTGCGCTCGATGTTCGGGGCGGATGCCGACGAGGCCATGGCTGAGCTCAAGGCGAGGGGCCTCGACCCCGAGCTCCTCGCTGCTGGTTCCGCGCTGCAGAACGACCCCGCGATGCTCCGTCAGGTGCTCGAGCAGGTCAAGCAGATGCTCACCGCGACGGGCACCGGACCGGTCAACGCCGACGTCGCGCACGACGTCGCCCGCCAGGCTGCCGTCGCCGAGGGCGACCCGTCGCTGTCGGCTCGCGACACCCGTGTGGCGACCGAGGCGCTCTCCGTCGCCGAGCTGTGGCTGGACGCCGCGACCGAGCTGCCCCCGGGTGGAGGCCGGGCCGTCGCCTGGAGCCGTTCCGAGTGGGTCGAGCACACCCTCCCCGCCTGGAGCACCCTCGCCCAGCCTGTCGCGGCGTCTGTCGCGGACGCCCTGGGTGCGGTCCTGCGGGACCAGCTGCCCGAGGACCTCTCGGAGCTCGGCGGCCCGGAGGGCGGCATCCCCGGCATGGCGGGCCTGTCGACGTTCCTCGGTGGCACCGACGGGTTCGACCCTGCCCAGATGATGCGTCAGATCGGCTCGGCGGTGTTCGGCATGCAGGTCGGCACGGCCGCCGGCACCCTGTCCCGCGAGGTGTTCGGCGCGACCGACATCGGCGTGCCGCTGCTGAGCGAGCCTGCGACCGTCCTCGTGCCCACCAACGTGAGCGCCTTCGCCGAGGGGCTCGACGCCCCCGAGGACGAGGTCCGCCTGTTCCTCGCGCTCCGCGAGGTCGCCCACGCCCGTCTGTTCACCCACGTCTCGTGGCTGCGCGGGCACCTGCTCGGCCTGGTCGAGGCGTACGCGCAGGGCATCACGATCGACATGTCTGCTCTCGAGTCCTCGATGCGCGAGATCGACCCGACCGACACCGAGGCCCTGCGTGGTGCCCTGTCCGGCGGGGTGTTCGGACTTCAGTCGACGCCCGAGCAGGAGGCCACGCTGCTGCGCCTCGAGACCGTGCTCGCGCTCGTCGAGGGCTGGGTCGACGAGGTCGCCGCCCAGGCGGCACTCCCCCACCTGCCGCACGCCGTGGCGCTGCGCGAGATGATCCGTCGTCGCCGGGCTGCCGGTGGTCCGGCGGAGCAGACCTTCGCCTCGCTCGTCGGGCTGGAGCTGCGACCGCGGCGCTCGCGCGACGCCGCGACGCTGTGGGCGACCATCGCCGCCCAGGTCGGCACTGAGGCGCGCGACGGTGTCTGGGACCACCCGGACCTGCTGCCCGGCACCGAGGACCTCGACGACCCCGCGGGCTACTTCTCGCGTCGCGAGCAGGTCACGGCCGACCAGTCAGACGTCGACAAGGCCCTCGCGGAGATCTTCGGGGAGGACAGCACGACGGACGCCCCGGCCACGGAGCCCTCGGACGACTCCTCCGACGGCGGGGCGACCGACGACGGCACGACGGACGGTCCGACCGACCGGTGACCTAGGGCGGCCCCTGCCCGGTCTCGTCTGCCGCGTCGGCACCGCTCCCGTCGTCGTCCTCGTCTCCGTCGTCGGGCGGTACGCCGTCCGTCCCGGTGTCGCACGCGAACGAGAAGCCCTCGAGGAAGCCCCGGGCGCGCTCGGTGCGCGGGTAGGCGTCGAGCAACGCCCAGAACTCGGGGCCGTGTCCGGCGTGCAGGGTGTGCGCGAGCTCGTGCAGCAGCACGTAGTCGAGGACCCAGGCCGGCATGCCGCGCACGCGCGTGGAGATCCGGATGGACCTGTCCGGGAGGGTGCACGAGCCCCAGCGGCGCCCCTGCCGGCTGGACCACCGCACGGAGCTGGGGCGAGCCCTGCCGTCGAGGTACTTCTCCGACAGCAGCGCGGCACGCGTCTCGAGCCCCTCGTCCGAGGGGCGCCGTCGCTTCTCCTTGTCGGCCAGGCGCGCCACCATGCGCGCGACCCACTCACGTTCCTGGGCGCGCGAGAACCGTGCGGGGATGGAGACGATCGTGCGGTCCCCGTCGCGGTACGCGCTCACCGTGCTCT
This genomic interval carries:
- a CDS encoding UPF0182 family protein; the protein is MSSAAPPRRPAPARGPGRRRPSPLVITAAAVGVVVVALFLLAQFWTEVMWFQQLGYEKVIWTQWGTRAALFAVGFLVMGAAVYVSLQLAYRKRPIYAPSTPEQATLDQYREAIEPLRRLVMIAAPLVIGLFAGIAASSQWQTVLLALNSVPFGTTDPQWNMDLSFFIFTLPVLRFAVSFLMAVAIISGIGALATLYLYGGLRLNDGGVRTTAAARIQLASTAAVIMLLLGVNYWLDRYSILKTENDRFAGASFSDVNAVIPSKAILAGVAVLVAALFIVTAIRGNWRLPAIGVGLMVVAAIAVGGIYPAIVQRFQVTPNAQELESEYIQRNIDATRTAFGLDAIETTSYNAKTTAEAGALREDAQTTQSIRLLDPTIVSPSFRQLQQNRGYYNFADTLSVDRYEIDGESRDTVIAVRELDLNGLGADQRNWTNDHTVYTHGFGVVAAFGNQIGPDGRPAFYEGGIPSVGALTDETENGYEPRIYFSPRSPSYSIVGAPEGTEPWELDYPTDEGGGQVNTTFPTGDVAIGPDLGSFMNKLLYALKFQSEEILFSDRVTSESQIVYDRDPRARVEKVAPYLTLDGRVYPAVVDGRVKWIIDGYTTSNEYPYSASESLEDVTADSLTATSNSIQALAPQQVNYIRNSVKATVDAYDGSVTLYAWDTEDPVLQAWQGVFPNMIEPISEISGDLMSHMRYPEDMFKVQRALLTRYHVDTASEFFSGQDFWRSPTDPTGSAANTTLQPPYYQTLQMPGQDEPTFSLSSSFITGGTSDRNVMTGYLAVDAEAGNTAGEVAEGYGTLRLLELPRGSTVPGPGQVQNNFNSDSDIARDLNLLRQGNSTVLNGNLLTLPMGGGLLYVQPVYVQSSSGTVFPLLRKVLVAFGDEVGFADTLDEALDQVFAGDSGATAGDAESPDEGDVPVDDPTTDPEDGATDAPTEEPTTDPTTEPTDAATPDVPAGDARTQLNEALADAKTALEESQTALTNGDFAAYGEAQDRLQVALEAALAADEALGN
- a CDS encoding PPA1309 family protein, producing the protein MTEPAPRPADPTSPSTSPVDTDTAAPEQRTAQPSAAGGQAPSMAEIFLAQAVTEVESHVATTGWDAPLRVFALVSTQAALEAEPALADALPTEAVDAARDNPLHLTSVEQDGVPESIQLDDLLASITWPEAVAGAALVVERIILPPSAEEGVPEDPSAALAYLAEHPDRQDVRMAVGVLRDGTSWCALRTRTNDTASDVAGGPALVPGLVDALRATFD
- a CDS encoding YlbL family protein encodes the protein MRSKKNTTPQPPVQPSEHGSGQPGDGRESALERNLREPYALPGRERPSARSVTLGISFMVTVLLLSGLAVLPSPYAVRSPGPTRDTLGQVDGTDLIEITGATTYESTGELRLTTVGVSGGPGYPVNLAQVVQGWLDPTRVVAPVETVFPPSVSREELDAQSSAEMTSSQEMATYAALTELGYDVPVTITAVETVEGSGARGVVEDGDVIASFDGDALVSSEDLLDRLASTAPGSDVVLGIVRDGSPSDVTVTTTDPGDGSDGSRLGVVVQSSFDFPVDVSIQIDNIGGPSAGTMFALGIIDRMTPEDEVNGQVIAGTGTMDLAGQVGPIGGIRQKLDGALRDGATWFLAPADNCEEVVGHVPDGLQVAKVSTLAEARAAMVAIGAGEGSTLPTCS
- a CDS encoding zinc-dependent metalloprotease; its protein translation is MSSDPFDPSGAPREPDPSQWEELLRSMFGADADEAMAELKARGLDPELLAAGSALQNDPAMLRQVLEQVKQMLTATGTGPVNADVAHDVARQAAVAEGDPSLSARDTRVATEALSVAELWLDAATELPPGGGRAVAWSRSEWVEHTLPAWSTLAQPVAASVADALGAVLRDQLPEDLSELGGPEGGIPGMAGLSTFLGGTDGFDPAQMMRQIGSAVFGMQVGTAAGTLSREVFGATDIGVPLLSEPATVLVPTNVSAFAEGLDAPEDEVRLFLALREVAHARLFTHVSWLRGHLLGLVEAYAQGITIDMSALESSMREIDPTDTEALRGALSGGVFGLQSTPEQEATLLRLETVLALVEGWVDEVAAQAALPHLPHAVALREMIRRRRAAGGPAEQTFASLVGLELRPRRSRDAATLWATIAAQVGTEARDGVWDHPDLLPGTEDLDDPAGYFSRREQVTADQSDVDKALAEIFGEDSTTDAPATEPSDDSSDGGATDDGTTDGPTDR
- a CDS encoding M48 family metallopeptidase yields the protein MPDTVDGVPDPTIEVRRSRRRKSTVSAYRDGDRTIVSIPARFSRAQEREWVARMVARLADKEKRRRPSDEGLETRAALLSEKYLDGRARPSSVRWSSRQGRRWGSCTLPDRSIRISTRVRGMPAWVLDYVLLHELAHTLHAGHGPEFWALLDAYPRTERARGFLEGFSFACDTGTDGVPPDDGDEDDDGSGADAADETGQGPP